In Corynebacterium guangdongense, one DNA window encodes the following:
- a CDS encoding HPr family phosphocarrier protein, which yields MSGTQILRVFNNNVVLAQDRRGEVILTGRGLGFQARPGDAVDESKVVRTFVPTDGRDPDHLAELIAGIPIEYVELVTNAVARAGLGATALSSPTLIMALADHVHFAVQRAGRDEHIEYPLLAEVRTLYTDEYLQAQVMLEYINSRLVANAHEVLPDHEAVALTLHLVNAGFSSGDLSFTYTMTGVLHQLISTVEADFGVTLDPSGVSVGRFITHLRYLFVRIRQHEQLEDGHSEIGAAIRRAHPEAFRTARRLAAVLELRLGATLNDDEVSYLTLHVGRIVSAARAVQTSPTPENTDTPSRKDTTMISRTATIGSSVGLHARPASLFVQAVEDTGLEILLSFGDEEVDADSVLEVMTLGAKHGDVVTLSCEDDSAAAALDELAAMLERDLDKE from the coding sequence ATGAGCGGCACACAGATACTCCGGGTGTTCAACAACAACGTCGTCCTGGCCCAGGACCGCCGCGGCGAGGTCATCCTCACCGGGCGCGGCCTCGGATTCCAGGCCCGGCCGGGGGACGCCGTCGACGAGTCGAAGGTGGTGCGCACCTTCGTGCCCACCGACGGCCGCGACCCGGACCACCTGGCCGAGCTCATCGCCGGTATCCCGATCGAATACGTCGAACTGGTCACCAACGCGGTGGCCCGGGCCGGCCTCGGCGCCACCGCCCTGTCCAGCCCCACGCTGATCATGGCGCTGGCCGACCACGTCCACTTCGCCGTCCAGCGCGCCGGCCGCGACGAGCACATCGAATACCCCCTGCTCGCCGAAGTCCGCACCCTCTACACCGACGAGTATCTGCAGGCGCAGGTGATGCTCGAGTACATCAACAGCCGCCTCGTCGCCAACGCCCACGAGGTCCTCCCGGACCATGAGGCGGTGGCCCTGACGCTGCACCTGGTCAACGCCGGCTTCTCCAGCGGGGACCTCTCCTTCACCTACACCATGACCGGCGTACTCCATCAGCTGATCAGCACCGTGGAGGCCGACTTCGGCGTCACCCTCGACCCCTCGGGCGTCAGCGTCGGGCGATTCATCACCCACCTGCGCTACCTCTTCGTCCGCATTCGCCAGCACGAGCAGCTCGAGGACGGCCACTCCGAGATCGGCGCCGCCATCCGCCGGGCGCACCCGGAGGCCTTCCGCACCGCCCGCCGCCTGGCCGCCGTGCTCGAGCTGCGCCTGGGGGCGACCCTCAACGACGACGAAGTCTCCTACCTGACCCTCCACGTCGGACGCATCGTCTCGGCCGCCCGCGCGGTCCAGACGTCACCGACCCCGGAAAACACCGACACCCCCTCCCGAAAGGACACCACCATGATTTCCCGCACCGCCACCATCGGCTCCTCCGTCGGCCTGCACGCCCGCCCGGCCTCCCTCTTCGTTCAGGCGGTCGAGGACACCGGCCTCGAGATTCTCCTCAGCTTCGGCGACGAGGAGGTCGACGCCGACTCCGTCCTCGAGGTCATGACCCTGGGCGCCAAGCACGGTGATGTCGTCACCCTCTCCTGCGAGGACGATTCCGCGGCTGCCGCCCTCGACGAGCTCGCCGCCATGCTCGAGCGCGACCTGGACAAGGAGTAA